The following coding sequences lie in one Silurus meridionalis isolate SWU-2019-XX chromosome 19, ASM1480568v1, whole genome shotgun sequence genomic window:
- the lhfpl5a gene encoding LHFPL tetraspan subfamily member 5 protein isoform X2: protein MGKLIPAQEAAKIYHTNYVRNARAIGVLWIILTICFAIITMVVFIQPYWIGDSVDTPQSGYFGLFHYCIGNPITGELVCKGSALDFGSIPSGAFKTAMFFVGISFLLVVGTIGCFSLFFFCNAGSVYKICAWMQLAAATCMVIGCMIYPDGWDSEEVKRMCGQRTDKYTLGNCTVRWAYILAIISINDALVLAFLAFVLGNRQDKLLPEDFHMEDSKEEA from the exons ATGGGTAAACTTATCCCAGCTCAAGAAGCAGCCAAGATCTATCACACTAACTATGTGAGAAACGCCAGAGCAATCGGCGTGCTGTGGATCATCTTAACCATCTGCTTTGCCATAATCACCATGGTGGTGTTTATTCAGCCCTACTGGATCGGGGACAGTGTGGATACCCCGCAGTCCGGATACTTCGGGCTTTTTCACTACTGCATTGGAAACCCAATCACGGGAGAACTGGTGTGTAAAGGAAGCGCTCTGGATTTCGGATCCATTCCCTCTGGAGCTTTTAAGACAGCCATGTTCTTCGTCGGAATTTCTTTCTTGTTGGTTGTTGGCACTATAGGCTGCTTCagcctcttcttcttctgcaaTGCTGGTAGTGTGTATAAGATCTGTGCGTGGATGCAGCTAGCCGccg CCACCTGTATGGTCATAGGCTGTATGATTTACCCAGATGGCTGGGACTCGGAGGAGGTGAAGCGCATGTGTGGGCAGCGCACAGATAAGTACACGCTGGGGAACTGTACGGTGCGCTGGGCTTACATCCTGGCCATCATCAGCATCAACGACGCCCTCGTCCTTGCCTTCCTGGCATTTGTGCTCGGTAACAGACAGGACAAACTGCTACCAGAGGACTTCCACATGGAGGACAGCAAAG AAGAAGCATGA
- the lhfpl5a gene encoding LHFPL tetraspan subfamily member 5 protein isoform X1 encodes MGKLIPAQEAAKIYHTNYVRNARAIGVLWIILTICFAIITMVVFIQPYWIGDSVDTPQSGYFGLFHYCIGNPITGELVCKGSALDFGSIPSGAFKTAMFFVGISFLLVVGTIGCFSLFFFCNAGSVYKICAWMQLAAATCMVIGCMIYPDGWDSEEVKRMCGQRTDKYTLGNCTVRWAYILAIISINDALVLAFLAFVLGNRQDKLLPEDFHMEDSKGKMISYTIQT; translated from the exons ATGGGTAAACTTATCCCAGCTCAAGAAGCAGCCAAGATCTATCACACTAACTATGTGAGAAACGCCAGAGCAATCGGCGTGCTGTGGATCATCTTAACCATCTGCTTTGCCATAATCACCATGGTGGTGTTTATTCAGCCCTACTGGATCGGGGACAGTGTGGATACCCCGCAGTCCGGATACTTCGGGCTTTTTCACTACTGCATTGGAAACCCAATCACGGGAGAACTGGTGTGTAAAGGAAGCGCTCTGGATTTCGGATCCATTCCCTCTGGAGCTTTTAAGACAGCCATGTTCTTCGTCGGAATTTCTTTCTTGTTGGTTGTTGGCACTATAGGCTGCTTCagcctcttcttcttctgcaaTGCTGGTAGTGTGTATAAGATCTGTGCGTGGATGCAGCTAGCCGccg CCACCTGTATGGTCATAGGCTGTATGATTTACCCAGATGGCTGGGACTCGGAGGAGGTGAAGCGCATGTGTGGGCAGCGCACAGATAAGTACACGCTGGGGAACTGTACGGTGCGCTGGGCTTACATCCTGGCCATCATCAGCATCAACGACGCCCTCGTCCTTGCCTTCCTGGCATTTGTGCTCGGTAACAGACAGGACAAACTGCTACCAGAGGACTTCCACATGGAGGACAGCAAAGGTAAGATGATAAGCTACACTATTCAGACATAA